The DNA segment TGCCGCTCCATCTCGCTCGCCACCCGCACCATCTCGTCCAGCGACGGCGTGATCAGGCCGCTGAGCCCGATCACGTCCACGCCGCGGGTCCGCGCCTCCGAGAGGATGCGGTCGGGCGGCACCATCACGCCGAGATCCACGGTGTCGTAGCCGTTACACTGCAGCACGACCCCGACGATGTTTTTCCCGATGTCGTGGACGTCCCCCTTCACCGTCGCGAGGAGGATCGTCCCCTTCCCCTTCCGGGCCGCTCCGGCCGAGGTCGCGTTTGCCGCCTTTTCCGCCTCCAGGTGGGGGACGAGGAAGGCGACGGCCCGCTTCATGACCCGGGCGGACTTCACGACCTGCGGCAGGAACATGCGCCCGCTGCCGAACAGGTCGCCGACGCGGTTCATCCCGGCCATGAGCGGCCCCTCGATGACCTCGAGCGCCTTGCCGTACAGGAGACGGGCCTCCTCGGCGTCCTCCTCAATGTGCTCGACGATCCCCTCCACGAGGGCGTGCTCGAGCCGCGCCTCGACGCCCTCCGAGCGCCAGGCGTCGTCCACCCGGGTCTCGACCCCTTCGTCCCGGATCCGGCCCGCGAGATCCGTCAGCCGCTCGGTAGCGTCGGGCCGGCGGGCGAGCAGGACGTCCTCCACCGCTTCGAGCAGTTCCGGGTCGATGTCGTCGTAGAGCGGAAGCCGCCCCGCGTTCACGATCCCCATGTCGAGTCCGGCCGCGATCGCGTGGTACAGGAAGGCGGTGTGCATCGCCTCCCGCACGGCGTCGTTCCCCCGGTAGGAGAAGGAGATATTGCTGACTCCGCCGCTCGTCATCGCGCCCTGGAGTTCGCTCTTGATCCGGCGGACGGCCTCGATGAAGGCGACCCCGTACTCGTCGTGTTCCGCGATGCCCGTCCCCACCGCGAAGACGTTGGGGTCGAAGATGACCTCCCCCGGACGGAAGCCGGCGCCGAGCAGGAGGCGGTAGGCGCGGGCACAGATCTCGAGCTTGCGGTCCACCGTGTCCGCCTGCCCCCGCTCGTCGAAGGCCATGACGATGACGCCGGCCCCGTAGCGGCGGATGAGGGCCGCCTGCTCGAGAAACGCCTCCTCCCCCTCCTTGAGCGAAATCGAGTTCACGACCGCCCTTCCCTGGGTGCACTTCAGCCCCGCCTCGATGACCTCCCAGCGCGAGGAGTCGATGACGGTCGGTACGCGGGCGATGTCCGGTTCCGCCGCAATCAGGTTCAGGAAGCGCGTCATGGCGGCCTCGGAGTCGAGGAGACCCTCGTCCATGTTCACGTCGAGAAGCTGCGCCCCGTTGACGACCTGGTCGCGCGCGACCTCGACCGCCTCGTCGAAGTCGTCCTCCCGGATCAGACGCGCGAAGCGGGCCGAACCCGTGACGTTCGTGCGCTCGCCGATGTTCACGAACAGCGTGTCGGGCCGGATCGCGAGCGGCTCGAGTCCCGAGAACCGGGGCAGCGGCTCGATCACGGGCACCTGTCGTGCCGGCACGCCCTCCATGCGCTCGGCGATGGCCCGGATGTGGTCCGGCTCCGTCCCACAGCAGCCGCCGACGACGTTGAGGAGTCCGCGGTCGGCGAAATTGCCCAGCAGGTCCGACACCTGGGCGGGCGTGTCGTCGTAGCCCCCGAACTCGTTCGGGAGCCCCGCGTTCGGATGGCAGCTCACGGGGACGTCGGCCACGGCGGAGAGTTCCGCGACGTAGGGCTCGAGTTCTTCGGCTCCGAGCGCGCAGTTGAGGCCGACGAAGAGGGGGTCCGCGTGGCGGATCGAGAGCCAGAACGCCTCGACCGTCTGCCCCGAGAGCGTGCGCCCGGACAGGTCCGTAATCGTCCCCGACACGGCGATGGGGAGCGCCTCGCCAAGCTCCGCGCCGAGTTCGAGGATCCCGTAGATCGCGGCCTTCGCGTTGAGCGTATCGAACACGGTCTCGACGAGCAGCACGTCGGCGCCGCCCTCCAGCAGCCCCTCCGCCTGGGCGCGGTACGCCGCGGCCAGTTCGTCGAACGTGACGGCGCGAAAGGCGGGGTTCTCCACGTCCGGCGAAAGGGACGCCGTCCGGTTCGTCGGGCCGAGGCTCCCGAGCACGAAGCGGGGGCGGGACGGAGCGTCGCGCGTGAAGTCGTCGGCCGCCCGGCGCGCGAGCCGCGCGGCCGCCACGTTGAGTTCGTGGATCAGCCGCTCGTTGCCGTGCTCCGGCGAGATGCCGTAGTCCGTCTGGGATATCGCCTGCGCGTTGAACGTGTTCGTCGTGATGAAATCGGCCCCGGCCTCCAGGTAGCTGCGGTGCAGGGACTCGATGTCGTCGGGACGGGTGAGGCACAACACGTCGTGGTTCCCGAACAGGGGCTGCGGATGATCCGCGAGCGGACCCGCGCGATAGGCCGCCTCATCGAGGCCCAGCCGCTGGATCATCGTTCCCGTGCCGCCATCCATCAGGAGAATGCGCCGGTCGAGCGCTTCCCGAATCTGTGCGACGCGCTTTCTTCGCCCTTCGGACACGGCGTTCACCCCAAAAAAAGCCCGGCCGCTAAAGAATCGCGCCCGGGGCGTGGCTCTTTAGCGATTGTTTTACGTGGCTGCAATCCGCCTCAAATCACCACGTCCGGTACGTTCCGGAAGATCGAAACTAGCGCGCGCGCGACAAAATGGGAAACTTTGGGCGCGTCCGCTTAAACAACCTGACGGCGGGGTGTGTTTCGGCTGATATGGGATGCAGACATGGAGCGGGCCGCGCGGCGTTCGTCCTCGCGGCTCTCGCGATAGACGGGGCGGGGTGGGGGCTTTCCGGGCAGCAGGAGGGACTCTCGCCGCCCGAAGGGCCCGAAGCGACCGTCTTCCGGGGCGGCGTGGCGCCGGCGGCCGTGGACGCGGTGCGTCGCGAGGGGGCGCTCTCGATCGACGGGCGCCTCGACGATCAGGCGTGGCAGCCGGCCCCCATCATCACCGATTTCGTCCAGGGCGTGCCCCTGGAGGGCGCGGAGCCGTCCGAGCCGACCGAGGTGCGGGTCGTGTTCGACGACGCGGCGATCTACGTCGCCGCGCGGATGTACGAAAGCGACCCGAACGTGATCCGGGCGCGCCTCACCCGTCGGGATGAGCGCGGTTCCTTCGATTCCTTCAAACTCTCCCTCGATCCGAATCGGGACGGGCTGACCGGCTACGAGTTCGAGGTCAGCGCCGCGGGCGCGGAGACGGACCGGTACCTGTTCGGCGACACCCAGGAGGACGTGAACTGGGATGCGATCTGGGACTCCGCCGTGCAGGTCGACGACCGGGGGTGGACCGTGGAGATGCGGATCCCGCTCTCCCAGATCCGCTACGAAGCGCGTCCCGGCATGCAGACCTGGGGAATCAACTTCGAGCGGCGGCGGCTCGAGACGAACGAGACGGACTACTTCGCCCTGCAGTCGCGCACGGCCCGGGGGCGGGTGAGCCAGTTCGGCACGATCGACGGATTGCAGCTCCCGCGGTCGAGCCGGAGGTTCGAGGTTCGGCCTTTCGCCGTGTCCCAGTACCACACCGCCCCGGCGGCGGCGGGAAACCCGCTGTTCGACGGCACCGAGATGGAGCCGCGCGGCGGCCTCGACATGAGCATGGGGATCGGCTCCGCCTTCAGCCTCGATGCGACGGTCTACCCCGACTTCGGGCAGGTCGAGGTGGATCCCGAGGTCATCAACCTCACGGCCTTCGAGACGTTCTTCCCCGAGAAGCGCCCCTTCTTCGTGCGCGACGCGCAGATCTTCACCTTCGCCGGCTCGCGCGGCGGCCGCATGGGCGGCGGCAAGGCGCTCTTCTTCAGCCGGCGGATCGGGCGGGAGCCGCGGGGGTCCGGGCCCTGGGACGCGGACTTCCACGCCGAGCCCCACCTGACGTCGATCCTGGGGGCGGCGAAGCTCACGGGCCGGACGCGGAGCGGTCTCTCCGTCGGCGCGCTGGCGGCCGTGACCGGACGTGAGATGGGGCAGGCGTACTTCGCGCAGGCCGATTCGCTGGGACGGTTCGTCGCCGAACCCCAGGCCGAGCATGCGGTCGTGAGGCTGCAGCAGGACTTTCGCGGGGGCGCGAGCAAGGTCGGCGTCATCGGCACCGGGCTGAAGCGGGAACTGCCCGGGGACGGATCGTTCGACTTCCTCCCCTCGGAGGCGTTCAGCTTCGGGCTCGATTTCGAACACCAGTGGGGCGGACGCCGCGGCCGCGACTACCGCCTGTGGGGCTTCTACTCGGGCAGCCTCGTGCAGGGGTCGAATGAGGCGCTGATCCGGCTGCAGCGCAATCCAACCCACTACTACCAGCGCCCCGACGCCACCTACCTCGCGGTCGACTCCACGGCCACGTCCATGTTCGGGAGCGACTGGCGCGTGCAGCTCGAGAAGGAGGGCGAGCACTGGACGTGGGGCACATGGGTGGGCCAGCAAACCCCCGGCTTCGAGGTCAACGACTTCGGTTTCCTCACCACGGGCGAACGGCTCGACGTGGGAGGTCGGATCGGGTACCGGGAGATCAGACCGGGCAATCTGTTCCGCAACTACAACATCAGCCTCTTCACGTACCACAATTTCCGTCATTCGCTGCTCGAGAAGGTGCGGGGGCCGGACCACTTCCGCCGGTCCTACGACACGGGCGCCGCGTGGATGAGCGGAAGGTTCACGTTCCTCAACAACTGGGCCTTCAACCTCAACTTCTCGTACTCGCCCGAGTCCCAGTCCGACACGCAGACGCGCGGGGGCCCGCTCATGACCGAGCCCGCGGAGTTCAACGTCCGGGTAGACGCGAATACGGACCGGAGCCGGTCGTTTCACGTGTCGCCGCGTTTCTCGTACCGCGTCGCGGCGCAGGGGCGGGGACACGACTTCAACACGGGCCTGAACATCTCCTACCGGCCGCTCCCCAACTGGCGGTTCTCGCTGGGCCCGAACTACACGAACAGGCGGGACGCCGCGCAGTACGTGACCCGGTCGACGGTTATGGACTACGAGCCGACGTACGGCACGCGATACCTGTTCGGGGATCTCCAGCGGACGGGGTTCTCGATGGAGACCCGGTTGAACGTGTCCTTCACGCCCGACCTCAGCCTCCAGCTCTACGCGCAGCCGCTCCTGTCGGCGGGCGACTATCTCGGCTACCGGCAGCTCGAAGCTCCCGGATCGTTCGACTTCCTCGAATACGCCGAGGGACGGGCCTACCGCTTCAACGGCGACGTCACCGGCTGCACGGGCGGGACGACGTGCGCCTTCAACGGTTCGCGCTATTTCGACTTCGACGGCGACGGCACGCTGGACTACTCGACGCGCGACCGCGATTTCAACATCCGTTCGTTGCGAGGCAACGCGGTGTTCCGTTGGGAGTACCGTCCGGGTTCCGAGCTCTTCCTCGTCTGGCAGCATGCGCGCCGGGAAAGCGTCCTGCTCGGCAACTTCGACCTCAACCGGGACCTCGAGGGGCTGTGGCTGGCGCCGGCCGAGAACGTCTTTATCGTCAAGGTGAGCCACTACCTCTCCATCTGACCGGTTCCTCCATCCGACCGATCCCGTCCGCCCCGGATTCTGGCGTGACCGGTGTCGCAACGGCTAACGTCCCACCTCCCCCGCCCCGCGGAGACGAACGCCTTGCCGACGAGTCCTCTGTACCTGACGAAAGTGACGCTTCGGGAGATCGAACTCCCGCTCCGGGAGCGGTTTATCATCTCATCCGGCTGGGTCGAGAACCGCCGGATCCTCCTGCTCGAACTCCGAGACGCGAGCGGCGCCACGGCCTGGTCGGAATGCGTGTGCGGGGAGCAGCCGAACTATTCTCCCGAGACCGTGGACACCGCGCGGCTGGCGCTGCGGCGCTGGCTCCTGCCGCGGGTGCTGGGGCGGGAACTCGAGGGCCCGGAGACGGTCAGGCCCCTCCTCGATGAAGGCGTTCAAGGGCACCCGATGGCCAAGGCGGCGATCGAGATGGGGATCTGGGGCCTGAGCGCCGAAGTGAGAGGCGTCCCCCTGTCCGAACTCGTCGGAGGGACCCGCGGTCGGGTGGCGACGGGCATCTCGCTCGGCCTCCAGCCCTCGCCCGCCGCGCTCGTCGAGAAGGCGCGGCAGGCGGTCGACGAGGGCTACGGCAAGGTCAAGCTCAAGATCAGTCCGGAGAAGGACATCGAGTACGTCGGGGCGGTGCGCGAGGCGCTGGGGCCCGACCGTGACCTCGCCGTCGACGCGAACGCCGCGTACACGCTGGACGACGCGGACCGCCTCGCGGAACTCGACGCCTTCGGCCTGATCATGATCGAGCAGCCGCTGGCGGCCGGCGACCTCGTGCGCCACGCCCGGCTCCAGGAACGGCTCGCGACGCCCGTCTGCCTCGATGAGTCGATCGTGGACCCGGCGTCGTGCGAGGACATGCTCGCGCTCGGCAGCGGGCGGATCGTGAACATCAAGCCGGGTCGGGTTGGCGGATTCCTGAACTCCCGTGAGATCCACGACATCTCGGCACGAGCCGGGGTTCCGGTCTGGTGCGGGGGGATGCTCGAGAGCGGGATCGGGCGGGCGTACAACGTCGCGCTGGCTTCGATGCCGAACTTCCGGCTTCCCGGCGACCTGTCGCCGAGCGCCCGCTACTGGGAACGCGACATCGTCACCCCTGAATGGACGATGAGCGCGGACGGCTTCGTGACGGTGCCGCGCGACCGGCCGGGGCTCGGCGTGGACGTGGACATCGAGCGCGTGAAAGCGCTCACGCGGCGGAGCGAGACGATCGCCGCCGGCGGCGTCCGCGTTCCGGCGTGACGGAGTTTCGCGCGCTCGCGACGCTCGAGGAGTGGCGTACGTGCGTTCGGCTTCAGGAGATGACGTGGGGGAAGGGGTTTTCCGACATCGTGCCCGCCTCCGTCCTCCAGGTTTCGCAGAAGATCGGCGGCTTTACGGGAGGGGCGTTCGAGGACGGACGCATGATCGGCTTCGTCTATTCCCTTCTGGGACGGTTCGAAGATGTCCCATCCCACTGGTCGCACATGCTGGCCGTCGAACCGTCCGCGCGCGGGCGGGGCCTGGGCCGCGACTTGAAGCTCTTTCAGCGGGAGTCTGTCCGGTCCGACGGCATCCGGACCATCTTCTGGACGTACGACCCAATGGTCGCGCGCAACGCGCACTTGAACCTGAACCGGCTCGGCGCGACGGTGCTTCGCTACGCACCGAACATGTACGGCGCCGATACGGGGAGCCCCTTGCATGGCGGCGGCGAAACCGACCGGTTCATCGTGCGCTGGGATCTCGACGGCCCAGAGACCCGCCGGGCCCTCGATGACGGGGCCCGGCGCTCGGCCCGGCGGCTCCACGTGCCGCTTCCGGATCCGGCCTGCGTCGTGTCCCGGCCGGGAGAGCAAGGCACGGCGGACGGCGGACTCCCCGGCGGCGACGAGGTGTTTGTCGAAGTTCCGGCGGATGTGGAATCGCTGCCACCCGACGGGTCGCTCGTTCGGTGGCG comes from the Candidatus Palauibacter soopunensis genome and includes:
- the metH gene encoding methionine synthase, which gives rise to MSEGRRKRVAQIREALDRRILLMDGGTGTMIQRLGLDEAAYRAGPLADHPQPLFGNHDVLCLTRPDDIESLHRSYLEAGADFITTNTFNAQAISQTDYGISPEHGNERLIHELNVAAARLARRAADDFTRDAPSRPRFVLGSLGPTNRTASLSPDVENPAFRAVTFDELAAAYRAQAEGLLEGGADVLLVETVFDTLNAKAAIYGILELGAELGEALPIAVSGTITDLSGRTLSGQTVEAFWLSIRHADPLFVGLNCALGAEELEPYVAELSAVADVPVSCHPNAGLPNEFGGYDDTPAQVSDLLGNFADRGLLNVVGGCCGTEPDHIRAIAERMEGVPARQVPVIEPLPRFSGLEPLAIRPDTLFVNIGERTNVTGSARFARLIREDDFDEAVEVARDQVVNGAQLLDVNMDEGLLDSEAAMTRFLNLIAAEPDIARVPTVIDSSRWEVIEAGLKCTQGRAVVNSISLKEGEEAFLEQAALIRRYGAGVIVMAFDERGQADTVDRKLEICARAYRLLLGAGFRPGEVIFDPNVFAVGTGIAEHDEYGVAFIEAVRRIKSELQGAMTSGGVSNISFSYRGNDAVREAMHTAFLYHAIAAGLDMGIVNAGRLPLYDDIDPELLEAVEDVLLARRPDATERLTDLAGRIRDEGVETRVDDAWRSEGVEARLEHALVEGIVEHIEEDAEEARLLYGKALEVIEGPLMAGMNRVGDLFGSGRMFLPQVVKSARVMKRAVAFLVPHLEAEKAANATSAGAARKGKGTILLATVKGDVHDIGKNIVGVVLQCNGYDTVDLGVMVPPDRILSEARTRGVDVIGLSGLITPSLDEMVRVASEMERQEFEVPLLIGGATTSRKHTAVKIEERYSGATVHVLDASRAVGVVGKLLGDDGGADFVERTRAEYRRVRDEYRDGRRPLATLERARANRLSIDAALAVPPPREPGVHVYDPFPLEELVDYIDWTPFFQTWEMKGRFPGLLDHPERGPAARSLYDDARRLLDEIIRDGSLTARAVAGLYPASARGDDLVLFSPDGGGLELLRVPHLRQQMDRSSGANVSLADFVLPETAGATDWSGAFAVTAGIGLEALCARFEAAMDDYGSLLAKSLADRLAEALAERLHEIVRVDLWGYASDEALDNEARIAERYAGIRPAPGYPACPDHSQKALLFDLLDVERRLGITLTENYAMHPAASVSGWYFARPEARYFGLGRIGLDQVEDYAARSGISVAEAERRLSPNLAYDRDPVLEATA
- a CDS encoding DUF5916 domain-containing protein yields the protein MGCRHGAGRAAFVLAALAIDGAGWGLSGQQEGLSPPEGPEATVFRGGVAPAAVDAVRREGALSIDGRLDDQAWQPAPIITDFVQGVPLEGAEPSEPTEVRVVFDDAAIYVAARMYESDPNVIRARLTRRDERGSFDSFKLSLDPNRDGLTGYEFEVSAAGAETDRYLFGDTQEDVNWDAIWDSAVQVDDRGWTVEMRIPLSQIRYEARPGMQTWGINFERRRLETNETDYFALQSRTARGRVSQFGTIDGLQLPRSSRRFEVRPFAVSQYHTAPAAAGNPLFDGTEMEPRGGLDMSMGIGSAFSLDATVYPDFGQVEVDPEVINLTAFETFFPEKRPFFVRDAQIFTFAGSRGGRMGGGKALFFSRRIGREPRGSGPWDADFHAEPHLTSILGAAKLTGRTRSGLSVGALAAVTGREMGQAYFAQADSLGRFVAEPQAEHAVVRLQQDFRGGASKVGVIGTGLKRELPGDGSFDFLPSEAFSFGLDFEHQWGGRRGRDYRLWGFYSGSLVQGSNEALIRLQRNPTHYYQRPDATYLAVDSTATSMFGSDWRVQLEKEGEHWTWGTWVGQQTPGFEVNDFGFLTTGERLDVGGRIGYREIRPGNLFRNYNISLFTYHNFRHSLLEKVRGPDHFRRSYDTGAAWMSGRFTFLNNWAFNLNFSYSPESQSDTQTRGGPLMTEPAEFNVRVDANTDRSRSFHVSPRFSYRVAAQGRGHDFNTGLNISYRPLPNWRFSLGPNYTNRRDAAQYVTRSTVMDYEPTYGTRYLFGDLQRTGFSMETRLNVSFTPDLSLQLYAQPLLSAGDYLGYRQLEAPGSFDFLEYAEGRAYRFNGDVTGCTGGTTCAFNGSRYFDFDGDGTLDYSTRDRDFNIRSLRGNAVFRWEYRPGSELFLVWQHARRESVLLGNFDLNRDLEGLWLAPAENVFIVKVSHYLSI
- the menC gene encoding o-succinylbenzoate synthase — its product is MPTSPLYLTKVTLREIELPLRERFIISSGWVENRRILLLELRDASGATAWSECVCGEQPNYSPETVDTARLALRRWLLPRVLGRELEGPETVRPLLDEGVQGHPMAKAAIEMGIWGLSAEVRGVPLSELVGGTRGRVATGISLGLQPSPAALVEKARQAVDEGYGKVKLKISPEKDIEYVGAVREALGPDRDLAVDANAAYTLDDADRLAELDAFGLIMIEQPLAAGDLVRHARLQERLATPVCLDESIVDPASCEDMLALGSGRIVNIKPGRVGGFLNSREIHDISARAGVPVWCGGMLESGIGRAYNVALASMPNFRLPGDLSPSARYWERDIVTPEWTMSADGFVTVPRDRPGLGVDVDIERVKALTRRSETIAAGGVRVPA
- a CDS encoding GNAT family N-acetyltransferase, giving the protein MTEFRALATLEEWRTCVRLQEMTWGKGFSDIVPASVLQVSQKIGGFTGGAFEDGRMIGFVYSLLGRFEDVPSHWSHMLAVEPSARGRGLGRDLKLFQRESVRSDGIRTIFWTYDPMVARNAHLNLNRLGATVLRYAPNMYGADTGSPLHGGGETDRFIVRWDLDGPETRRALDDGARRSARRLHVPLPDPACVVSRPGEQGTADGGLPGGDEVFVEVPADVESLPPDGSLVRWRETVRDAFLAYLRRGYAVESLVRNPSANRCFYVLRRSG